aatgaaaagcaCTCATTATACGTGATCCAAGCTCATATCCTGCTCTGGAGAAGGATCACGGAGAACATGTAGGCGataaacatggtgtaaattaagCCGTTTCGTCATTTTATGtgttttactgttgtttttttacattccaAGATTCTGTCAGCAGATACTtctattgtattggatttggctgcaaccctTTgttttacccctgagactccaaaagtgttttgtggtctCAAATACTTCCATTGTcttcaaaaaaaatattctggGTCAGATATTTATTGAAATTATGGGGAAGAGGTTACATCGAAaggaaatattatttaaatgcaAACCACAAACAATTATGTCTATTATGTAGGGGGAGAATATTAGGCAATAATTCCCCGATGGAATTAAGGAAAATGTGATAGGAGGCAAGGGAGACCATTTTACCTGGAAATGAAattcaaacagaaaatgttaatTCATAAGGGAAAATCGAGAAATTGTTGAGTTGTAACTGCAATATATTACTATGTTTACTCCATTAGAAATATCAAGCTTTACATAAATGCTATAAACATTTGAATATATACATATCATTTTCCAAATAGGCCTCTTTCTACAAAGCCATTTTCTGACATGTCACAGAAAGAGAACCACTGATAAACATCGGCTGAATTTCCTCACAGCTGTTTCACTTTCAGGGTTCTGGTATGGTTCATGCTGTCATGGCTCACTTGGGCCATCATTAATGTTATTAACACTAGACAAGTCAAAAGTATCTGCTGTGAGAGGCACATGACACTTTTGACAGTGAGTTCTGTGGAGTCATGATCTCAGAATGACCAAATGCTGTTGAACATTTCAACCTTTACAGCCAGGAGAGGAAAATACTAATCCATTGACCAGCATCTCCTTTAATTGTTTAAATGATTTTCTGCCATTTCATAAAGGCCTTTTATTCTGCTCTATGGAGCCGTCTGCGGAAGATGCTGTCTGGCCCCATCTTGAGGacattgtgtgtgcgtggtgtGGCTGTTCAGTCGGTGTGTGGAGCTATATGCTGAGAATATACTGAAGTGATGAAAGTCCATATGCAAAAAACTATCCAAAATAATTGAGAATACTCATCCATGGATCTTTTTAATATTGggtaaaataaatctttattgAGATCTTtcttactttactttttttgacagcagaggagaggaataaaaacaacacagaaaaagGATTTGGTATTTGCACAATATTTAGATGGATTAATTGTACTTATTTACTGTGATCTTTTTCATATCCAGTAAACTGCTAAGTATGTCCCTTTTTCATGCTTTTCTTTGTCCGTCCTCGGAACCTCAACTGGTGCCTCATATAATTGCGGATTGCACGTGGCCACACTTGAGTCGTTTGCAATTCATTCTCTGTGATAAATGCAGATTCCACTTGCTGTGGGAAGGAATAGTCTCCTTGGGATCCAAAGCTGGCTTCCAAAGGACTGGATATTAGGTGGTAAGGTCTATCCAAAAATACCTGTGAATATTGATATTGTATACAGTGTTACTTCATTCTTATACAAAGCTACAACAGTGTTACTTCATTCTTATATATAGTTGTATAACTTCATTTCATTCTTAATTTTAACATCACTATTGTTAATTGTAAGAACACAAAAGGCTACATTTGACAATTCAGAGACAAaagcattaattaattaaactaAAGATTTTACAAACTACACACAATGGCAAAAAGAATGGAACGAATTCCATTGAATCGAAATTTGGTAAACTTTTCATTCAAGTACAAAATTCAGGTgagttttaaaacacaacacagatgtaaaatgtaatgatcCATTTTTAGATGGAATTTAACTAATAATTTCACAATTTTCTCCatcttgaaaaaaatatatatgattaaTATAAgttataaaattatatataaaagtttcttggtttgtttggttttttaAGAGTAGAGatttaataaattaatcatTATGATTTAAATTGAGAGATTATAGACTAttttcaaatactttttttaatcttaccTCATCTTGAGTAGTCTCCTTGCAATCCAGTCGCAAAAATAAAGATAGAGTCAAGAATAGTAAAACGGATGATCTCATTACAGAGGAGTATGATGGCAGTGATCCAGGCATCTTTCCTCACActgtatatttgtattacttTCAAAATGCTGTGCACCAAAATCAAGCTCAAGGGTTGAAGAATCCTGCCAGAGTGCTTTAGGTATTCACTAATGTGAGGTCATGTCGCTGTGCAGCTATATTTATTTCTCAGCCTGTATGGAACCAGCTTAAAGAAACACATTAGCCTAAAGCCTAAAGCCTGACATTATTACGCTAATGGCTAACCTTCCGGATACATAACCCTATACCTgtagtttaaaaatgtttatccAGCTGAAAAAGAACCCAGGTTTTCTTCAAAGCAGCAGGTGGGGTTATTAGAAGCACATTAAAAGGTGAAGCTGAATAATAGAAATTTGGAGCTGGTGATGGGGGATTCAAAAGACTGAATACATCAGCTCTGGGAACCTTTTATATTAACGACCCCTGAGCACAAAGGCAGGGAACTCTGTATAGGCTATGTCAGTGAAAAAGCTCTGAAAAGACCAAAGTATTCACATAAGCTCTTTCATCCGACGACTTAAAAACTATAGAATATAATATCTCTTTATGCCAAATTAATTAGTGGTACTAATCCCTTATCACTCACCACCAATGATAATTAATAAAGACtattggtttatttaaaaatgtacaaaaaatatatagaaatgagGAAGCATCACAAGGGGGAATGGTGACGGGAGCGGTTCGATAAGTAGCCGACACCAACCCTGCTAAATTTCTTGGCCGTCTTAGTTGTGCGCTGTTTGGCTACCAGCTCCTCAATTCTCGACGTGGACTCATCGCTTAAGGCCGACGCATGCTTCTGCaaattttttaaagaatttgagcatgttaaagccctcaaaaagccaaattCAATTgcctaaaaaataataataataatccttacaatttcaatagggcctcactgtctgtcagtgcctgtcagtgctcgggccctaatgaacAAATGTAAAACCTTTAATCACGCTAAACAACTTTACATTGTCAACAGATTGATTCAGATTACATATATACACTAACCTGCCGTTGTGTTATACAATAGTTTGTCCCCGCGATTCTTTAATGAGTATATTAGGAAACAGGTAAAGTTCAGCACCATGTCCCTACTCATTTGTAACTGTGAAGCTGATGACAGGGGCATCAACGACTATGAATTAAAACCCAGAAGATTTTTCCTAAGTGAGTCTTGGTTTTTTCATTAGTATTAACAACCTGTTCTTCATTATGGCTCAACAGTGGCAGCAGGGGTTGGATAAGATAGTGAAACTACATCTAAAAACTTCAGATAATTCCCCTCCGTGATCAGATGTCAGAACAACAGCACGTTCACTGACAATATATTCTGTAATACATCCAAATGTTTTGTAGCTCTTTCAAAAATGACCTTTCATGTTTGGGAGATTACTTTACTGAAAATAATTTCCCATTGGGGATAAACGATGTAACAATGAGCTTAGTTTAGGTATTGTCTTCTTGTTAGTGCACAATTTCATCAAACTGTTGGAGTCAGAGCACCACATCTGCAAGATACTTTCTTGCAGATGTTGCAAGAAATGTGTTGCAAGAAAGTAGATTAGGGTAAGTGTATTTCATAGATTAAATTCTGTAATTGTAGCATGTATGTAATCATGTTTTTCTAGCTTTACTATTTACTTGTAAACATGAAAAAATTTCAAACGTATACATAACATACCACTTTGTTGTGTAATAGATTTATTACGAAGAATCATGTGTCAATAGGCCTTAACAAGGCCAGTGTTATTTACAATTTCTCGACAAGACAAACAGATGGCACCACAAAGTAAACGCAGCCTACGTTCCACATTGTGACACCGAACATTTATTGTTGAAGTTTGATAAACTAGGCACATTCTAAGAGATGAGTTTAGTTATTACATTTTTCCATTTGCTTCAGTTAACAGTCCCCAAAGTTGAGAAAAGCAAAGAAATGTACAGTATGAATGAGTGTAAGCAGACTACAAATATAGGAGAACGGCAGTTCTACTTAACAATACAGACTATTGCTAACAAATCGAAACAAATCCATGATAGCGTGGAGTCTTTTAATCAATCAGCAGTGAAATACATGATGGATATTTTACAGTCCTACTGATTCCCTGCTCTAGCTCTCACACATTAAAATGCAACTTATTAAAGATTTATCATCATATGAACcgtacaatgttttttttcctttccggGAATAAGTCCAAGTTCAATTTGAGGTGATACAGTATGGCATGTTATTCCAATCGATAATAGCATTCTTAAAAAGCTTGGAGCACTCAGTTATTGATCGGAGTGACATAAAATTACACTTCCGACTGTGATTTTTCTCTCGGACTCTTGGTGCATCATTAACTGAATACAGAGGAAACACTGCTCAAATGATCTCAGCAATAAGGAAGAGCTTTATAGTCTAACGttcaaaataataattgcaGATGCAGTTATACATTTACTTGGAGAAGTGACAGAGTTTGGCTGAATTCACTTTGCAAGTTTACCATTTTTTCTGGTCTTTAAATGAATCAACAGCATCGACACAAACCAGGTCCTTcataaagaagagagagaaagccaTGGAGCTTTCAGGTGCCAGTTGATGCTGCTTATCTACGGCATTACTCGCACTAAACATGTGGAAACACAGGTTTTCTCATGGAAAGCAAAGGAGTGTAATTCCTGTCCCTTCAATTtccaaacatttacttacacacatgtacatcaaGGCCAATATAAGGCAATGCTCTTTTTTTCAGGGTCTCACCGTTATTAACATGTTATCATTCTATTGCGTATAAAAACGGAAACATGTTCATTAAATATACATGAATCTGTATTTTACCAGAAAAATCTTAAAACCCATTAATTCTCACTATGTTATATATTTACAACACCCACTGAACTTTTGTCTGTTGCTATAAACCTGAGTTTATTCAACTTGACAAACTGGATAAAGCTAAAATAGAACAAATTTTAACAGACTTCGCCATAGTATTGATAATAACGTAAAAGCGGCAGAAATGTATAACATCTTTGCAATTATCTAATCTGGCGTAATTGCATGGGGAATTTGAGAAAAATCTGACATttcaaaaaaattgaaatatagCGTCAAGACAtgtaaaacaaagctaaaagcgattaaaagataaaataaagaaaaacatttcctcctccactttcACGTCCTAAAGTGTATAAGGActgtcaatatatatatatatatatatataaaaaggttAACATTCAGAAAAGAGTCTTTAAAATGACATAACTTACACAGAGAACCTAGAAGATCCACATAAAGTGTGAGCACAGAATTCCTCCCATTTGGTTACAAAGGCTTTGTCTACATGAGCCTTTACTGGAGTGGACGTTTACTGAAAGTGGCCCGTTCATTTTGTGCAGCACTAATGGTTAGGTCATCTGCTGTGGTCAAGTTATGAATTACAGCATGCAATAAAAAAAGGGAGGTCTGCTAGCTAATAGGGAAGTGCCAGAGGGAAAGAGTGTAGAGAAGTGAGCTGTTCTGATCAGTTCAGCTGCTGCATGTACTTTGACTCTAACAAACAGACCTCCTGTGTTTAATGAGTGAACGTTCCTGTTATGAATACGCAAGCTATTTTTAATTATACAGTGATAAAACCACGTTTGATGACAGAAACCCTTTTTCAGATCAAACTAAGTAATCTCATTGCAGCTAAGTTCCAGCCATCAGACCTCCACTGTATCTCTATCAATGAGCTGAGCAGTGTCATCATCAGTGTGATGCCTGTCCTCTCCTGCGTCATCGCTTTCTGAGTCTGTGTCCTCGTCAGGGGACCGGTAGCCTTCATAACCCAGGATGGGAAAGTCGCAGTGAGCAGGGGAGGCGATGCATTGGGCcgtggtagtggtggtggtggctgaATATGCTCCTGGGCTCCCAGAGGGGGAACATGGGTTGGAGGGCCGGAGCAGAGGAGTACGCTCCGAGTCTGCCTCGCCCTCTGTCCCTTCCTCCACCCCACGTCCTCCAGTGTCTTCCTCAGACTCCGACTCGGAGTGCTCTGTGTTGTTTCGAGTGACGCGCTGTTTGCACACGGGACACGTCTTCTTGGACTGTGTGAGCCACGGGTCGACACACTGGCAGTGATAGGCTGAGAAGCAGATTTTTGAGAAAATGATTAACAAAACACAAGGAGTATAAATGTACAAAAGATaagtggaaaataaaatgtgcatAAACTGTGTAAGAACAGAAAGTTTCCAAATACTTTGCTACTTGCTATTACAGCTTTTCTTTTGCCAACCAGACATAATTACTACCAGTATATGCAGATGGGTATTTATAGATTTGAGGAACATTGCTTTGAATCAGGTTTTTTTCTCAACTGAGTAGAtgatgtaaaatattttggtatAAATTTTATATTTGGAAATTGGCATGAGAGGTGAAATGtccatgtgtgttttctcacaAGCCAAGTTTCCCTTATAGACTGAGGATGTTGACAAACAATTTGTAGTTAGTCTTAGCTTATGGGTAAAAATTTGCTTTGGGGCCATTAACTTTCGGTTTACTTTTCTAACAACCTGCGATCTCAAAGACTCTGGCAAAGCAACTAAGAATTGTAATCCATGTAATAACATGATATCAAAGTAGTAATTATTTACCATGGGAACAGGGTAAAACTCGCAGCTTGTCTCCTTCTTCATACTCATCCAAACATATTGCACAAAGATCATAGTCATCCCCTGAAACATAGAAGTCATAagttaattcattcaaatgtaAGAGAATcattattaacaataataattataataatcgtGTTACCTTTCCTGAACCTGTGGGTTGGAATCCGCTTCAGCTGTTCCTTGGACAAACGGTTTTTCCTTAGCCTTTTTCTGTAGCGCACACATCGTACAATCTGAAAGCAAAATGACAAGGTTACTTGTGGCCTGAGAATTACACTATTCTAACATTCTACTTGCAtggatgtatttgttttttgagtTTATTGACCCCAGCTGTTATAGTCAGTCAGTAAATGacaaatatgaaagaaaaaaagttttcGAGGATCATATAATGTTTATAATGGGATAAGAAATCCAGATTTGTGTCTGACTGTCTTTTGATTTTTTTCAACAACTGCTCATCTGATCTTCAAACTTGTAGGGTGTGGTGCTTTTGAAACCAGGAAGTGGAGTTTTGACAGTAAATAGTTTATGATATAGTAGAGGATAGTTGAGAACACATATATAAGTGGATGCTTCTATGGTTGCCAGATAAGCCATGACCATCCTTCAATATTGGACCAGGTGAGACTGTTCTATAAAAGCGTAAAATAAACATGGGAGGTGTAGTTTGTCTGGATAAATGTATTAACATTATCATAATTAACACTTTATGAATAGAATTGAGTTTGTAGTAGCGATATAACAATAGACTTAAAATATACGATAACATAATTAGATGAttgataattataattattactttGAGTGTTAAATAATGATCATACATAATTAATGTTATTATAGATATAAACAATTGAATTCCCCTTCGTATTAACTGTAAGATTGACAGACTTCTGGAATTCTTATTAGGGCgagaaaaaaacatatgaaaaaaTGTGGCTGAAATCATGTTAAGTCATTATTTTATACACAGAAGCACACTCTATGCTCCCCTCTGATAACCATCATCCAAATTTATGTTATTTAGCCCTTGTCTTTTGAGTTTGAGTCAAATGAAAATCAAAAAGGGGATTTTAAAGAATGTATAACATAATGAATGTCAAGTAGAAAGCTTTGTGCATACTTACTAAGACAACACACATCACAAGAATGATCATGCCAACTACTCCAGTGAAGGGAATAAGGTAGTACGACAATGGAAAAGAAAACTCTGGTTTGAGGATCACATAGGCCCTGCAGAccgagaaaaataaataatcaatcacatTCCAACTT
This genomic window from Pleuronectes platessa chromosome 15, fPlePla1.1, whole genome shotgun sequence contains:
- the rnf167 gene encoding E3 ubiquitin-protein ligase RNF167 gives rise to the protein MVQLNVAVLVFCSVLVPSPALAYIYAHYDNMTSMLFEDLPALFGSPLPKDGLMGIMVDSRPLNGCTAIDPPPPLPPSFDANTTKIIVLIRRYDCNFDIKVLHAQQAGYNAAIIHNMYSDTLLNMNYSNETIAEEIEIPSVFTSYYASQILRNFIIPEQGAYVILKPEFSFPLSYYLIPFTGVVGMIILVMCVVLIVRCVRYRKRLRKNRLSKEQLKRIPTHRFRKGDDYDLCAICLDEYEEGDKLRVLPCSHAYHCQCVDPWLTQSKKTCPVCKQRVTRNNTEHSESESEEDTGGRGVEEGTEGEADSERTPLLRPSNPCSPSGSPGAYSATTTTTTAQCIASPAHCDFPILGYEGYRSPDEDTDSESDDAGEDRHHTDDDTAQLIDRDTVEV